A single window of Streptomyces xanthii DNA harbors:
- a CDS encoding 4-coumarate--CoA ligase family protein has protein sequence MFFSEYADVEHVDEPIHDAVLGGAAARGDTPALVDGVAGTTLTYAQVDQYHRRIAAGLAEAGVRPGDVLALHSPNTIAYPVAFYAATRAGAAVTTVHPLATPEEFAKQLKDSGARWIVSVTPLAAPARAAAELAGGIQEIFVCDPAGDSGLRSLLDLLGTDAPEPHVPVDPAEDVAALPYSSGTTGVPKGVMLTHRNIATNLAQLEPLIPAGPEDRVLAVLPFFHIYGLTALMNAPLRQGATVVVLPRFELDTFLAAIEKHRITALYVAPPIVLALAKHPAVEGYDLSSLKYLISAAAPLDADLAEACSRRLGLPPVGQAYGMTELSPGTHVVPLAAKNPPPGTVGKLIASTEMRIVSLDDPAEDVPPGGSGEILIRGPQVMKGYLGRPDATADMIDADGWVHTGDVGRVDEDGWLFVVDRVKELIKYKGFQVAPAELEALLLTHDGIADAAVVGTPDADGNEIPKAFVVRADPALTEDDVLAFVAGHVAPYKKIRRVAFTDAVPRAASGKILRRLLRES, from the coding sequence GTGTTCTTCAGTGAGTACGCGGACGTCGAGCACGTCGACGAACCCATCCACGACGCCGTGCTCGGGGGTGCTGCCGCGCGCGGTGACACCCCCGCCCTCGTCGACGGGGTGGCGGGCACGACCCTGACCTACGCGCAGGTCGACCAGTACCACCGCAGGATCGCGGCGGGCCTCGCCGAGGCGGGCGTCCGTCCCGGCGACGTCCTCGCCCTGCACAGCCCCAACACGATCGCCTACCCGGTCGCCTTCTACGCCGCGACCCGCGCCGGCGCCGCCGTCACCACGGTGCACCCGCTGGCCACCCCGGAGGAGTTCGCCAAGCAGCTGAAGGACTCCGGCGCCCGCTGGATCGTCTCCGTGACCCCGCTCGCGGCACCGGCCCGCGCCGCCGCCGAACTGGCCGGCGGCATCCAGGAGATCTTCGTCTGCGACCCCGCGGGCGACTCGGGCCTGCGCTCCCTGCTCGACCTGCTCGGCACCGACGCCCCCGAACCGCACGTGCCGGTCGACCCGGCCGAGGACGTGGCCGCGCTCCCGTACTCCTCCGGCACCACCGGCGTCCCCAAGGGCGTCATGCTGACCCACCGCAACATCGCCACCAACCTGGCCCAGCTCGAACCCCTCATCCCGGCCGGACCCGAGGACCGCGTCCTCGCCGTCCTCCCCTTCTTCCACATCTACGGCCTCACCGCCCTGATGAACGCCCCGCTGCGGCAGGGCGCCACCGTCGTCGTCCTGCCCCGCTTCGAGCTCGACACCTTCCTCGCCGCGATCGAGAAGCACCGCATCACCGCCCTGTACGTGGCCCCGCCGATCGTGCTGGCCCTCGCCAAGCACCCGGCCGTCGAGGGCTACGACCTCTCCTCCCTGAAGTACCTGATCAGCGCCGCCGCCCCGCTGGACGCCGACCTCGCCGAGGCCTGCTCGCGCCGCCTTGGCCTGCCGCCCGTCGGCCAGGCCTACGGCATGACGGAGCTGTCGCCCGGCACCCACGTCGTCCCGCTCGCCGCGAAGAACCCGCCCCCGGGCACCGTCGGCAAGCTCATCGCCTCCACCGAGATGCGGATCGTGTCCCTCGACGACCCCGCCGAGGACGTCCCGCCCGGTGGGTCCGGCGAGATCCTCATCCGGGGCCCGCAGGTCATGAAGGGCTACCTCGGGCGGCCCGACGCCACCGCCGACATGATCGACGCCGACGGCTGGGTGCACACCGGTGACGTCGGCCGGGTCGACGAGGACGGCTGGCTGTTCGTCGTCGACCGGGTGAAGGAGCTGATCAAGTACAAGGGCTTCCAGGTGGCCCCCGCCGAGCTGGAGGCCCTGCTGCTCACCCACGACGGCATCGCCGACGCCGCCGTCGTCGGCACCCCGGACGCGGACGGCAACGAGATCCCGAAGGCCTTCGTCGTCCGCGCCGACCCGGCCCTCACCGAGGACGACGTGCTCGCCTTCGTCGCCGGGCACGTCGCCCCGTACAAGAAGATCCGCCGCGTCGCCTTCACCGACGCCGTGCCCCGCGCGGCCTCCGGGAAGATCCTGCGCCGCCTGCTGAGGGAGAGCTGA
- a CDS encoding enoyl-CoA hydratase family protein produces the protein MPEEPLIRAAHDRGVTTLTLDSPGNRNALSHALVAELTERLADAGKDPGVRAVVLTHTGNTFSAGADLRDPPHPDALVGLLRGIVELPKPVVARVAGHVRAGGLGLLGACDISVAATASTFAFTEVRIGVAPAVISLPLLPRLDPRAVARYYLTGERFDAAEAARIGLVTASGDDADTALAPVLDGLRRAEPQALAETKALLTVKVLEAFDRDTRTLQDLSARLFASEQAREGMTAFLERRDPAWVW, from the coding sequence ATGCCCGAGGAACCCCTGATCCGCGCCGCCCACGACCGCGGCGTCACCACCCTCACCCTCGACTCGCCGGGCAACCGCAACGCTCTGTCCCACGCCCTGGTCGCCGAACTCACCGAGCGGCTCGCCGACGCGGGCAAGGACCCCGGCGTCCGGGCCGTCGTCCTCACCCACACCGGCAACACCTTCAGCGCGGGCGCCGACCTGCGCGACCCGCCGCACCCGGACGCCCTCGTCGGCCTCCTGCGAGGCATCGTCGAACTGCCGAAGCCCGTCGTCGCCCGGGTCGCCGGGCACGTCCGCGCGGGCGGCCTCGGCCTCCTCGGCGCCTGCGACATCTCCGTGGCCGCCACCGCGTCGACCTTCGCGTTCACCGAGGTCCGCATCGGGGTCGCCCCCGCCGTGATCTCCCTTCCGCTGCTGCCCCGCCTGGACCCGCGCGCGGTCGCCCGCTACTACCTGACCGGCGAGAGGTTCGACGCCGCGGAGGCCGCCCGCATCGGGCTCGTCACCGCGTCCGGCGACGACGCCGACACGGCGCTCGCCCCCGTCCTCGACGGACTGCGCAGAGCCGAGCCGCAGGCCCTGGCCGAGACGAAGGCACTGCTCACGGTTAAGGTCCTGGAAGCCTTCGACCGGGACACGCGGACCCTGCAGGACCTGTCCGCCCGCCTTTTCGCCTCCGAACAGGCCCGGGAGGGGATGACGGCCTTCCTCGAACGACGGGACCCCGCATGGGTGTGGTGA
- a CDS encoding acyl-CoA dehydrogenase family protein has product MSTILESQEHQDLRAAVAALGKRYGRDYMTRVTGSDGHPEELWAEAAKLGYLGVNLPEEYGGGGGGIYELSIVLEELGAAGSPLLMMVVSPAICGTVISRFGTEEQKRAWLPGLADGSRTMAFGITEPDAGSNSHRITTTARKDDDGTWVLNGRKVFVSGVDIADATLIVGRTSDARTGRLKPCLFIVPRETPGFGRRQIDMELQAPEKQFELTLDEVRLPADALVGDEDAGLLQLFAGLNPERIMTAAFAIGMGRYAVGRAVEYARDRTVWKAPIGSHQAIAHPLAQVHIELELARLMMQKAAHLYDAGDDMGAGEAANMAKYAAAEACVRAVDQSVHTLGGNGLTREFGLASLITGSRVARIAPVSREMILNYVSHQTLGLPKSY; this is encoded by the coding sequence ATGAGCACGATCCTCGAAAGCCAGGAGCACCAGGACCTGCGCGCCGCCGTCGCCGCACTCGGCAAGCGCTACGGCCGCGACTACATGACCCGCGTCACCGGATCCGACGGCCACCCCGAGGAGCTGTGGGCCGAGGCCGCCAAGCTCGGCTACCTGGGCGTCAACCTGCCCGAGGAGTACGGCGGCGGGGGCGGCGGCATCTACGAACTGTCCATCGTCCTCGAGGAGTTGGGCGCCGCGGGCTCCCCGCTCCTGATGATGGTCGTCTCGCCCGCGATCTGTGGCACCGTGATCTCCCGCTTCGGCACCGAGGAGCAGAAGCGGGCCTGGCTGCCCGGCCTCGCCGACGGCAGCCGCACCATGGCCTTCGGCATCACGGAGCCCGACGCCGGATCGAACTCGCACCGCATCACCACCACCGCCCGCAAGGACGACGACGGCACCTGGGTCCTGAACGGCCGCAAGGTGTTCGTGTCCGGTGTCGACATCGCCGACGCCACCCTCATCGTGGGCCGCACCTCCGACGCCCGTACTGGCAGGCTCAAGCCCTGCCTCTTCATCGTCCCGCGCGAGACCCCCGGCTTCGGGCGCCGCCAGATCGACATGGAACTCCAGGCTCCGGAGAAGCAGTTCGAACTGACCCTTGACGAGGTGCGGCTGCCCGCCGACGCTCTCGTGGGTGACGAGGACGCAGGACTGCTCCAGCTGTTCGCCGGGCTCAACCCGGAGCGCATCATGACCGCCGCGTTCGCGATCGGCATGGGCCGCTACGCGGTGGGCCGCGCCGTCGAGTACGCCCGCGACCGCACCGTGTGGAAGGCCCCCATCGGCTCCCACCAGGCGATCGCCCACCCGCTCGCCCAGGTCCACATCGAACTGGAGCTGGCCCGCCTGATGATGCAGAAGGCGGCGCACCTGTACGACGCCGGCGACGACATGGGGGCCGGGGAGGCCGCCAACATGGCCAAGTACGCGGCCGCCGAGGCCTGTGTGCGCGCCGTCGACCAGTCCGTGCACACCCTCGGCGGCAACGGCCTGACCCGCGAGTTCGGCCTCGCCTCCCTCATCACCGGCTCCCGCGTGGCCCGTATCGCACCGGTCAGCCGGGAGATGATCCTGAACTACGTGTCCCACCAGACCCTGGGCCTGCCCAAGTCGTACTGA